A window of Deltaproteobacteria bacterium contains these coding sequences:
- a CDS encoding valine--tRNA ligase gives MEFPKHYEHANVEPRIRKLWDEHGVYKFDPSDTRPIFSVDTPPPYVSSAHLHVGHAMSYSQAEFIVRYKRMKGFNVFYPMGFDDNGLPTERYVEQKYKIDKSKITREEFVKLCLEETRAGAQVYRDLWESLAISVDWDMTYSTIQPRSVHTAQKSFLDLAQKGLVTRRDEPITWCYTCQTSLAQADIDTEERDTTLNDIVFTGPSGEQLVISTTRPELIPACVALYVNPDDDRYRALVGKKARVPLCDYEVEIRTHEDVAMDFGTGLMMVCTWGDSDDVKKWKEHQLDTRALFTAWGKLNDLGGPYAGMKPDATRAAILKDLEAEGRLLKRSPLRQLVGIHDRCNTPVEFHHSPQWFINVLGGREEYLKRGAELRWYPSHFQVRFDDWVNGLKWDWCISRQRFYGVPFPVWYCAACNAPRIATLAELPVDPMAATPPDGTRCACGHNAFTPEKDVMDTWMTSSLTPLINARWAEDSPLMDRIYPMSIRVQAFEIIRTWLFYTVVKSHHHTDTLPWSDVMISGWGLDDKGKKMSKRAGNFVDPKIVVDKYGADALRYWSAGATLGNDLRYNERDVANGRKLMTKLWNATKFAATQFLNEDGTLRTLVPGDPTLVDRWIRSRLQRVIEDATRYLDRYEYSHALGTVERFFFSEFCDNYIEIVKERFWNPDRFPAGAAEAARFTLHEVGFTVLKLFAPFIPYITDELYQVVYRQGAEPVSIHRAEWPVPDSAQVDEDALEAGRLLIAVLTGARRWKTERQVNQNFPLRRLTISAPAELAAKLSPLSDDLRAAAHAEVLEFASGGDVATEEAAITLALELGEKPPKPKAE, from the coding sequence ATGGAATTTCCCAAGCATTACGAACACGCCAACGTCGAACCCCGCATCCGCAAGCTGTGGGACGAGCACGGCGTTTACAAATTCGACCCGTCGGACACGCGGCCGATCTTTTCGGTCGATACGCCGCCGCCCTACGTGTCGTCGGCGCATCTGCACGTCGGCCACGCGATGAGCTATTCGCAGGCGGAGTTCATCGTGCGTTACAAGCGCATGAAGGGCTTCAACGTCTTTTATCCCATGGGCTTCGACGACAACGGCCTGCCCACCGAGCGCTACGTCGAGCAGAAGTACAAGATCGACAAGTCGAAGATCACCCGCGAGGAGTTCGTCAAGCTCTGCCTCGAGGAAACGCGCGCGGGGGCTCAGGTCTATCGCGACCTGTGGGAGTCGCTCGCGATCTCGGTCGATTGGGACATGACCTATTCGACAATCCAGCCGCGCTCGGTGCACACGGCGCAAAAGAGCTTTCTCGATCTCGCGCAAAAGGGCCTCGTGACGCGCCGCGATGAGCCGATCACCTGGTGCTACACGTGCCAGACCTCGCTCGCGCAGGCCGACATCGACACCGAGGAGCGAGACACCACGCTGAACGACATCGTGTTCACGGGCCCGAGCGGCGAGCAGCTTGTCATCTCGACGACGCGCCCCGAGCTGATCCCCGCGTGCGTGGCGCTGTACGTGAATCCCGACGACGACCGTTACCGCGCGCTCGTCGGCAAAAAGGCGCGCGTGCCGCTGTGCGACTACGAGGTCGAGATCCGAACGCACGAAGACGTGGCGATGGATTTCGGCACCGGCCTCATGATGGTGTGCACCTGGGGCGACAGCGACGACGTGAAGAAGTGGAAGGAACACCAACTCGACACGCGCGCCCTGTTCACGGCGTGGGGTAAGCTCAACGACCTGGGCGGCCCCTACGCGGGCATGAAGCCCGACGCCACGCGCGCCGCGATCCTCAAGGATCTCGAAGCCGAGGGGCGGCTCCTCAAACGCTCGCCGCTGCGCCAGCTCGTCGGCATCCACGACCGCTGCAACACGCCGGTCGAGTTCCACCATTCGCCGCAGTGGTTCATCAACGTGCTGGGCGGGCGCGAGGAATACCTGAAACGCGGCGCCGAGCTGCGCTGGTATCCGTCGCACTTTCAGGTGCGTTTCGACGACTGGGTCAACGGTCTCAAGTGGGACTGGTGCATCAGCCGCCAGCGGTTTTACGGCGTGCCGTTTCCGGTCTGGTACTGCGCGGCCTGCAATGCGCCGCGTATTGCGACGCTGGCTGAACTGCCGGTCGATCCCATGGCCGCGACGCCGCCCGACGGCACGCGCTGCGCGTGCGGTCACAACGCCTTCACGCCCGAAAAAGATGTGATGGACACGTGGATGACGAGCAGCCTCACGCCGCTCATCAACGCGCGCTGGGCCGAGGACTCGCCGCTGATGGACCGGATCTACCCGATGTCGATCCGCGTGCAAGCCTTCGAGATCATCCGCACATGGCTCTTCTACACGGTGGTCAAGAGCCACCACCACACCGACACGCTGCCATGGTCGGACGTGATGATCTCGGGCTGGGGCCTCGACGACAAGGGCAAGAAGATGAGCAAGCGCGCCGGAAACTTCGTCGATCCCAAGATCGTGGTCGACAAGTACGGCGCCGACGCGCTGCGCTACTGGTCCGCGGGCGCGACGCTGGGCAACGACCTGCGTTACAACGAGCGCGACGTGGCGAACGGCCGCAAGCTGATGACCAAGCTTTGGAACGCCACAAAATTCGCGGCGACGCAGTTCCTGAACGAAGACGGCACGCTGCGCACGCTGGTCCCCGGCGATCCGACGCTGGTGGACCGGTGGATTCGGTCGCGCCTGCAGCGGGTGATCGAGGACGCGACGCGCTACCTGGACCGCTACGAATACAGCCACGCGCTAGGGACCGTGGAGCGATTCTTCTTCTCCGAGTTCTGCGACAACTACATCGAGATCGTGAAGGAGCGCTTTTGGAACCCGGACCGGTTCCCCGCCGGTGCGGCCGAGGCGGCGCGGTTCACGCTGCACGAGGTCGGGTTCACGGTGCTCAAGCTGTTCGCTCCGTTCATCCCGTACATCACCGACGAGCTGTATCAGGTCGTCTATCGGCAGGGTGCCGAACCGGTGTCGATTCACCGGGCGGAGTGGCCGGTGCCCGACTCGGCGCAGGTGGACGAGGACGCGCTGGAGGCGGGGCGGCTGCTGATCGCGGTGCTGACCGGCGCGCGTCGGTGGAAGACCGAGCGGCAGGTCAATCAGAATTTTCCGCTGCGCCGGCTGACGATTTCCGCGCCTGCGGAATTGGCCGCGAAGCTCTCGCCGCTATCCGACGACCTACGTGCCGCGGCGCACGCCGAGGTGCTGGAGTTTGCCTCCGGCGGCGACGTCGCCACCGAGGAAGCGGCAATCACGCTGGCTTTGGAACTGGGAGAAAAGCCTCCGAAGCCGAAAGCGGAATGA
- a CDS encoding sulfatase has translation MRRRIDPIRRPRCPRCFIVAMLVFAASCAPPGLTKPANPPVTDLFAALEAQGETGLVQSYRQGLQAREGVSAISIPTFAFGVDVPPDGELRAGYTVADRDWPNATTKSTFSILVRDGDRPVTSLHRGTIGETGESPPDDWIDVVADLAPWAGRRVDIVMQVERAPKTPGAAPLAYREGVPVWSRAVVQSLTAPKVMNVLWITIDTLRPTQVGAYGYAKPTTPEIDAWAQKGLVFTQAIAQSPWTRTSVSSMLYSAYPHQICAKPTCAGGGFVIERPMPNLPGAFREAGFSTVAYVANDILDHSYGTARGFDRFVQARSDDDAAAGMTTWMRGHGGERPFFAYLHFLGPHGPYGFIPGASETFIDEASGRALEEKYKAAGALFAGVDPADREALIAMYDGKLLATDRLMGRVRRALSDAGLSDNTVVVIVSDHGEEFLEHQAWGHGQSLFDEQLRVPLILLPPGLDTQKRIDEQVALIDVAPTVLGLLGLPIPESFVGRAMLGDLGAPRDAVLAEYLNSGPESAAIRTPNLKYIYEYESGREQVFDLTADPGEQTNLATQAGRLEQGRFAFQSFNRQLSIDRGRYLVELRLVSSAPVEWTIEASGDQAIIPMLHAAPDDQRGWSASDDYRRVRVTGRTDSGGELSVTLPARGDMKALSLKILADGRELPPGALVLPTPGEANPSALLANVMDGAAREHLYSISSPPVPAGDGAHALVWIGAPGVGWKSRNQKELREKLQALGYLN, from the coding sequence ATGAGACGACGCATCGATCCGATTCGCCGCCCGCGTTGCCCGCGATGTTTCATCGTCGCGATGCTCGTCTTCGCCGCTTCGTGCGCGCCACCCGGTCTGACGAAACCCGCGAATCCCCCGGTGACCGACCTGTTCGCCGCGCTCGAAGCGCAGGGCGAAACCGGGCTCGTGCAAAGCTACCGGCAGGGCTTGCAGGCGCGCGAGGGCGTGTCGGCCATCTCCATCCCCACCTTCGCGTTTGGGGTGGACGTGCCCCCGGACGGCGAGCTGCGCGCGGGCTACACCGTGGCCGATCGCGACTGGCCGAACGCCACGACGAAGTCGACCTTCAGCATTCTCGTTCGCGACGGCGACCGTCCGGTGACGTCGCTGCATCGCGGCACGATCGGCGAGACCGGTGAGTCGCCGCCGGACGACTGGATCGACGTGGTTGCCGATCTCGCGCCGTGGGCGGGGCGGCGCGTGGATATCGTGATGCAGGTCGAGCGCGCGCCAAAGACACCCGGCGCCGCACCGCTGGCCTACCGCGAGGGCGTGCCGGTTTGGTCGCGCGCCGTGGTGCAAAGCCTCACCGCGCCCAAGGTCATGAACGTTTTGTGGATCACGATCGACACGCTGCGTCCCACGCAGGTCGGCGCATATGGCTACGCGAAACCGACGACGCCCGAGATCGACGCATGGGCGCAAAAGGGCCTCGTGTTCACGCAGGCCATCGCGCAGTCGCCGTGGACGCGCACGTCGGTGTCGTCGATGCTGTATTCCGCGTACCCGCACCAGATCTGCGCGAAGCCCACGTGCGCCGGCGGCGGATTTGTCATCGAGCGGCCCATGCCGAATCTGCCCGGCGCGTTTCGCGAGGCGGGGTTCTCCACCGTCGCGTATGTCGCCAACGACATTTTGGACCACAGCTACGGCACCGCGCGGGGATTCGACCGTTTCGTACAGGCGCGAAGCGACGACGACGCGGCGGCGGGAATGACGACGTGGATGCGCGGCCACGGCGGCGAGCGACCGTTTTTCGCGTACCTGCACTTTCTCGGGCCGCACGGCCCGTACGGATTCATCCCTGGAGCGAGCGAGACGTTCATCGACGAGGCGTCGGGGCGGGCGCTGGAGGAAAAATACAAAGCCGCGGGCGCACTCTTCGCGGGCGTCGATCCTGCCGATCGCGAGGCGCTCATCGCCATGTACGACGGCAAGCTGCTCGCCACCGACCGGCTGATGGGCCGCGTGCGCCGCGCGCTCTCCGACGCGGGCCTTTCGGACAACACCGTCGTCGTCATCGTCTCGGATCACGGCGAGGAGTTTCTGGAGCATCAGGCGTGGGGGCACGGCCAGTCGCTTTTCGACGAGCAGCTTCGCGTGCCGCTGATCCTGCTGCCGCCGGGGCTCGATACGCAAAAGCGCATCGACGAGCAGGTCGCGCTGATCGACGTCGCTCCCACGGTGCTGGGGCTGCTCGGCTTGCCGATTCCCGAGAGCTTCGTGGGTCGCGCGATGCTGGGCGATCTGGGCGCGCCGCGCGACGCGGTGCTCGCCGAATACCTGAACTCCGGACCCGAGAGCGCGGCGATCCGCACACCGAACCTGAAATACATCTACGAGTACGAGTCGGGCCGCGAGCAGGTGTTCGACCTCACCGCCGACCCGGGCGAGCAAACCAACCTCGCGACGCAGGCCGGACGGCTCGAGCAGGGCCGCTTCGCGTTCCAGTCGTTCAACCGGCAGCTGTCCATCGATCGCGGCCGCTACCTCGTCGAACTGCGTCTCGTGTCGAGCGCGCCCGTGGAGTGGACCATCGAAGCCAGCGGCGATCAGGCGATCATCCCGATGCTGCACGCCGCGCCGGACGATCAGCGGGGGTGGAGCGCGTCGGACGACTATCGCCGCGTGCGCGTGACGGGTCGAACGGATAGCGGCGGAGAACTCTCCGTGACTTTGCCCGCGCGCGGCGACATGAAAGCGCTTTCGCTCAAGATCTTGGCGGATGGACGCGAGCTGCCGCCGGGAGCGCTCGTCTTGCCGACGCCGGGCGAGGCGAATCCGTCGGCGCTTCTCGCCAACGTGATGGATGGCGCGGCGCGCGAGCACCTGTACTCGATCTCGTCGCCGCCGGTCCCCGCGGGCGACGGCGCGCACGCGCTGGTGTGGATCGGCGCGCCGGGGGTGGGGTGGAAGTCGCGCAATCAAAAGGAACTGCGCGAAAAGCTTCAGGCCCTCGGCTACCTCAATTGA
- the amrB gene encoding AmmeMemoRadiSam system protein B, with the protein MPYPMDHPLPSLRYVETFNVEVEGRGMIAIKDPRRYATAMLTLESGALFAVAACDGKTTMRQLAESYESRTGHPMPMAAVERILDVFDQHYFFDNPRFGEHRKQVDEAWLAAPVRPAAHFDYAEPGAEAAAWAELRAMLDGFFREEGFAPGPEIASEDNSALALIAPHIDFLRGGRIWARAYGEFIRHFRGRTVVIVGTNHQPSKLPVSMTRKAFATPFGILKVDDVVQDDIASALAIDPFEDELTHRVEHSIELAAVMIAYLRPDLRIVPILVGDARHLIDGEEDEETDEALADLATACREAVEDGDGEVALVASADLAHIGEMFDDTFRVDDEKARINRERDLEMLAPLTEGEPEGFVRFVAEERDVRKVCGLTPIYVVASACARPFRMLGHDTWVDPNGAGMVSYAALIARRE; encoded by the coding sequence ATGCCGTATCCGATGGACCATCCGCTGCCCTCGCTTCGCTACGTCGAGACCTTCAACGTCGAGGTCGAGGGCCGCGGCATGATCGCGATCAAGGACCCTCGCCGCTACGCCACCGCCATGCTGACACTCGAGAGCGGCGCGCTCTTCGCCGTCGCCGCCTGCGACGGCAAGACCACCATGCGCCAGCTCGCCGAGTCGTATGAGAGCAGGACCGGCCACCCGATGCCCATGGCCGCCGTCGAGCGAATCCTCGACGTCTTCGACCAGCATTACTTCTTCGACAATCCGCGCTTCGGCGAACATCGCAAGCAGGTGGACGAGGCGTGGCTCGCCGCGCCGGTGCGTCCCGCCGCGCACTTCGATTACGCCGAACCCGGCGCAGAGGCCGCCGCGTGGGCCGAGCTGCGCGCCATGCTCGACGGGTTTTTTCGTGAGGAAGGCTTCGCGCCGGGACCCGAGATCGCGAGCGAAGACAATTCGGCTCTTGCGCTGATTGCGCCGCACATTGACTTCCTGCGCGGCGGGCGGATCTGGGCACGGGCCTACGGCGAATTCATCCGCCACTTTCGCGGGCGCACCGTGGTCATCGTGGGGACGAACCACCAGCCGTCCAAACTGCCCGTGAGCATGACGCGCAAGGCGTTCGCCACGCCCTTCGGCATCCTGAAGGTCGACGACGTGGTGCAGGACGACATCGCGTCGGCGCTCGCGATCGATCCCTTCGAGGATGAGCTCACGCACCGCGTGGAGCATTCGATCGAGCTCGCGGCGGTGATGATCGCGTACCTGCGTCCCGACTTGCGTATCGTGCCGATTCTCGTGGGCGACGCGCGCCATCTGATCGACGGCGAGGAAGACGAGGAGACCGACGAGGCCCTGGCGGATCTCGCGACCGCGTGCCGGGAGGCGGTCGAGGACGGCGACGGCGAGGTTGCGCTGGTGGCGAGCGCCGACCTCGCCCACATCGGCGAGATGTTCGACGACACCTTTCGGGTGGACGACGAAAAGGCGCGCATCAACCGCGAACGCGATCTCGAAATGCTCGCGCCGCTGACCGAGGGCGAGCCCGAGGGCTTCGTGCGTTTCGTCGCCGAGGAGCGCGACGTGCGCAAGGTCTGCGGCCTCACACCGATCTACGTGGTCGCGTCGGCCTGCGCCCGGCCATTCCGAATGCTCGGCCACGACACCTGGGTCGATCCGAACGGCGCGGGGATGGTCAGCTACGCCGCGCTCATCGCTCGCCGCGAATAG
- a CDS encoding N-6 DNA methylase: MTGALMGDIAARRKEAYRKLEALLAEFNAIAATHGLQNQSEAQVRTWIERMLSVFGWNPADPGEVIQEFQIAGREARRSRGTGDRHHTRPDYALVVNGRRMFYLDAKKFAVNLETDMNASFQIRTYGWSAGMRLGYVCDFEELGIYDTRIKPKQNDDARVARVLYLRHDQYLEYFDTLWEYFSRDAVMDGSLARMHPDDRLPKGTTSLDQEFEALLGEWRLEIARLIVRQEEIRDMRIVSAAAQRILDRILFIRFCEEIGLEETGTVNSLGSQGDFWPDFAEENERRWRRVYDGILFPHSEEDDPTGVEHHLLRFSIKGRVFRKLIESLYFPNPYRFDVIPLETLGGVYERYLGKRLRLVGGKVVDEFKPEYQRSKGAVYTPTWVVARVVDRALAPFVDDADPERILSLRILDPACGSGSFLLGTFSHLEDRILKWCRVRGEHKGPYATYDSRGWRLTPAAARRIIDHCLFGVDIDPEAVEIARMSLALRYVERTAIDGPDEPADLLRGIGRNIRHGNALVEPDILGLGIDAEHLMDLVPFDWRHERHGFAEVMNEGGFDAVVGNPPYIEVKRYREWLPDMYRYLKSSGRYETAAQGKTDIAMPFVELGVRVLKPGGRLGFIVQNRFFKTDYGEHTRRWLRREKLLGEIEDFRDLQIFPKRTTYTAILALQRGSESFRYRTFDTTHDAETEQPCLDVRIGIDEIDDTVWAFDQPDLMRLHRDLRTKFGALGDHAGVEIIVGLQVLWGQAYQFRLVNMDEKLFFGEGADGRRHYLNTASMRPMCRNRAFYPFRPDNADVWVIFPYEIENGAAREIRWKEFEERFRKTADYLKERKRDIKKAVECFPEPDRWHLYRYPKNLVEQARRKVLFPMTIEDTVASLDLEGNIYQDNVNVNALVWNGAADDELKAITAVFNSSLFSALARLKCGLNDSGWRKFNRQYARLVPFPGKAKSVDRHAKPLAELADKISRLQAQALLPSSEGAMAAVEAALDHCWRQLDERVCDLYELDTEQRTVAARYPRRVDRVELLRRQAALAKSSEALAEDADEDD; encoded by the coding sequence ATGACAGGTGCGTTGATGGGCGACATCGCGGCGCGAAGAAAAGAGGCATATCGGAAGCTCGAGGCGCTCCTCGCGGAGTTCAATGCGATCGCCGCGACGCACGGCCTTCAGAATCAGTCCGAAGCACAGGTCCGAACGTGGATCGAGCGGATGCTTTCGGTCTTCGGCTGGAATCCCGCCGATCCGGGTGAAGTTATCCAGGAATTCCAGATCGCCGGGCGCGAGGCCCGGCGCAGTCGGGGAACCGGCGACCGGCATCACACGCGCCCGGACTATGCGCTGGTGGTCAACGGCCGGCGCATGTTCTATCTCGACGCGAAGAAGTTCGCGGTGAATCTCGAAACGGACATGAACGCGTCGTTTCAGATTCGCACCTATGGCTGGTCCGCGGGCATGCGCCTTGGATACGTGTGCGATTTCGAAGAACTCGGCATCTACGACACGCGTATCAAACCGAAGCAGAACGACGACGCCCGCGTTGCCCGAGTGCTCTACCTGCGACACGACCAGTACCTCGAATATTTCGACACGCTCTGGGAATACTTCTCGCGCGATGCCGTGATGGACGGCTCCCTCGCGCGCATGCATCCGGATGACCGGCTCCCGAAGGGGACAACGTCGCTCGATCAGGAGTTCGAGGCGCTTCTCGGGGAGTGGCGGCTGGAGATCGCGCGGCTGATCGTCCGTCAGGAAGAGATCCGCGACATGCGCATCGTCTCGGCGGCGGCGCAGCGGATTCTCGACCGTATTCTCTTCATCCGCTTCTGCGAGGAAATCGGGTTGGAGGAAACGGGTACCGTCAACTCGCTCGGCAGCCAGGGCGACTTCTGGCCGGATTTCGCCGAGGAGAACGAACGACGCTGGCGCCGTGTTTACGACGGCATCCTATTTCCGCACTCGGAAGAGGACGATCCGACCGGTGTCGAGCACCACCTGCTCCGGTTTTCGATCAAGGGCCGCGTCTTCCGGAAGCTGATCGAGAGCCTCTACTTCCCGAATCCCTACCGGTTCGACGTCATCCCGCTCGAAACCCTGGGCGGCGTTTACGAACGCTACCTCGGAAAGCGGCTGCGTCTTGTCGGCGGCAAGGTCGTAGACGAGTTCAAACCGGAGTATCAGCGCTCCAAAGGAGCGGTGTACACGCCTACCTGGGTCGTGGCACGCGTGGTCGATCGCGCGCTCGCCCCGTTCGTGGACGACGCCGACCCCGAGCGCATCCTTTCCCTGCGCATTCTCGATCCCGCTTGCGGCAGCGGGAGCTTTCTGCTGGGGACCTTCAGCCATCTCGAAGACCGGATTCTGAAGTGGTGCCGCGTTCGCGGCGAGCACAAGGGTCCTTACGCCACTTACGACTCCCGCGGTTGGCGGCTCACGCCCGCCGCCGCCCGCCGAATCATCGACCATTGCCTCTTCGGCGTGGACATCGACCCCGAAGCGGTCGAAATCGCGCGCATGTCGCTCGCGCTGCGTTACGTGGAGCGAACGGCGATCGACGGGCCGGACGAACCGGCCGATCTGCTGCGAGGGATCGGCCGCAATATCCGCCACGGAAACGCACTGGTCGAGCCGGACATTCTTGGCCTCGGCATCGACGCCGAACATCTGATGGATCTCGTCCCATTCGACTGGCGTCACGAACGGCACGGATTCGCCGAAGTGATGAACGAGGGTGGATTCGACGCGGTCGTTGGAAATCCGCCCTACATCGAAGTGAAACGTTACCGCGAGTGGCTGCCCGACATGTACCGATATCTCAAATCCTCGGGCCGCTACGAGACCGCCGCGCAGGGGAAGACCGACATCGCCATGCCGTTTGTCGAACTGGGCGTGCGCGTGCTCAAACCCGGGGGGCGGCTGGGGTTCATCGTACAGAACCGGTTCTTCAAAACCGATTACGGCGAACACACACGCCGGTGGCTGCGTCGCGAGAAGCTGCTGGGCGAAATCGAGGATTTCCGCGATCTGCAGATCTTTCCGAAGCGAACGACCTATACCGCCATTCTCGCGCTGCAACGCGGGTCGGAGTCGTTTCGATACCGGACCTTCGACACCACGCACGACGCCGAAACGGAACAGCCGTGCCTGGACGTGCGGATCGGCATCGACGAGATCGACGACACGGTGTGGGCGTTCGACCAGCCCGACCTGATGCGACTGCACCGCGATCTGCGCACGAAATTCGGCGCGCTCGGCGATCACGCGGGCGTGGAGATCATTGTCGGTCTGCAGGTGCTGTGGGGGCAGGCATATCAGTTCCGGCTCGTGAACATGGACGAAAAACTCTTTTTCGGAGAGGGCGCCGACGGCCGGCGGCACTACCTGAACACGGCGTCGATGCGTCCCATGTGCCGCAACCGGGCGTTCTACCCCTTTCGCCCCGACAACGCCGACGTGTGGGTCATCTTCCCCTACGAGATCGAAAACGGCGCGGCCCGCGAGATCCGCTGGAAGGAGTTCGAGGAACGGTTCCGCAAGACCGCGGACTACTTGAAGGAACGCAAACGCGACATCAAGAAGGCCGTGGAATGCTTCCCCGAACCCGACCGGTGGCATCTCTATCGTTATCCGAAAAATCTGGTGGAACAGGCGCGTCGAAAGGTGCTGTTTCCCATGACGATCGAGGACACGGTCGCGTCGTTGGACCTCGAAGGAAACATCTACCAGGACAACGTCAACGTGAACGCGCTCGTCTGGAACGGAGCGGCGGACGATGAGTTGAAGGCGATCACCGCCGTATTCAATTCATCGCTCTTCAGCGCGCTCGCCCGACTCAAGTGCGGTCTAAACGATTCGGGGTGGCGGAAATTCAACCGTCAATACGCGCGACTTGTCCCTTTTCCGGGCAAGGCGAAATCGGTCGATCGACACGCGAAGCCGCTCGCGGAACTCGCCGACAAGATTTCGCGGCTACAGGCGCAGGCGCTATTGCCGTCGAGCGAAGGGGCGATGGCGGCGGTCGAAGCCGCGCTCGATCACTGCTGGCGGCAGCTCGACGAGCGCGTGTGCGATCTCTATGAACTCGACACGGAGCAGCGCACGGTAGCCGCGCGTTATCCCCGGCGTGTGGATCGCGTCGAATTGCTTCGTCGTCAGGCCGCGCTCGCAAAATCGTCGGAGGCGCTCGCCGAAGACGCCGACGAGGACGACTGA
- a CDS encoding Rrf2 family transcriptional regulator, whose protein sequence is MLTMNQTTGYAIVALSYIAEHDDELILAKDIAETADIPKSYLSKILRELTVSGLIFSKRGYHGGVSLARPANDITLWEVLQATHGGNWEHKCLLGLSECSDEYPCPVHQFWAKEQGKIELNLRRITLAQVVKHPREWRKRIWPKKLSAIVNRRGPE, encoded by the coding sequence ATGCTGACGATGAACCAGACCACCGGCTACGCGATCGTCGCCCTGTCGTACATCGCCGAGCACGACGACGAATTGATCCTGGCCAAGGACATCGCCGAGACGGCGGACATCCCGAAGTCGTACCTGTCCAAGATTCTGCGCGAACTGACCGTCTCCGGGCTGATCTTCTCGAAGCGAGGCTACCACGGCGGCGTCAGCCTCGCGCGCCCGGCGAATGACATCACCCTTTGGGAAGTCCTGCAGGCCACGCACGGCGGCAACTGGGAGCACAAGTGCCTGCTCGGGCTCTCGGAGTGCTCCGACGAATACCCGTGCCCGGTCCACCAATTCTGGGCGAAGGAGCAGGGCAAGATCGAGCTCAATCTGCGGCGCATCACGCTCGCCCAGGTCGTCAAGCATCCACGCGAGTGGCGCAAGCGCATCTGGCCGAAAAAGCTGTCGGCCATCGTGAACCGCCGCGGTCCCGAATAA